In Streptomyces sp. DG2A-72, one genomic interval encodes:
- the mltG gene encoding endolytic transglycosylase MltG: protein MTEYGRGQGSEPWHPEDPLFGDGGWEGQQQGHAAQQPAYGGQPQHHPQQPQQPQYGDWGTGEQSGYDQSQQQYQQQYDPQQYGGQGHQQYDENGWPTGTHAQTPYPDPADPYGQQAVGYDGQQPDYYGTPDAYPPPEPPSRRREEPEPRTDWDPGPDQGEHAFFAGGDDDDDSDEPGDGGGRGDRRSRGGKPKKRRSGCACLVVVLVFGGGLAGVGYFGYQFYQDRFGAAPDYAGDGTSESVTVTIPKGAGGYAIGQELKKQGVVKSVDAFVAAQSQNPDGKKIQAGVYLMKKEMSAASAVELMLDPKSQNNLIIAEGTRNTAIYTEIDKRLGLSAGTTAKAAKEKYKDLGLPDWALNHPNVKDPLEGFLYPSSYGVSKGQKPETILKEMVSRATDTYEELGLEKKAKSLGLDGPWQLLTVASLAQAEGTSHDDFRKMAEVVYNRLKPGNPETYGSLEFDSTYNYIKNQSKIDLTIAELRQYNNPYNTYYVKGLPPGPIDNPGAEALKGALNPTDDGWYYFISLDGKTSKFTKTLAEHEKLVEEFNASRRGD from the coding sequence ATGACTGAGTATGGCCGGGGCCAAGGCTCCGAACCGTGGCATCCGGAGGACCCGTTGTTCGGGGACGGCGGATGGGAAGGGCAGCAGCAGGGCCACGCGGCTCAGCAGCCTGCCTACGGCGGCCAGCCGCAGCACCACCCGCAGCAGCCGCAGCAGCCCCAGTACGGCGACTGGGGCACCGGCGAGCAGTCCGGATACGACCAGTCGCAGCAGCAGTACCAGCAGCAGTACGACCCGCAGCAGTACGGCGGCCAGGGGCACCAGCAGTACGACGAGAACGGCTGGCCCACCGGCACGCACGCGCAGACCCCGTACCCCGACCCGGCGGACCCGTACGGCCAGCAGGCCGTGGGCTACGACGGGCAGCAGCCCGACTACTACGGCACACCGGACGCCTACCCGCCGCCGGAGCCACCGAGCCGACGGCGCGAGGAGCCGGAACCGCGGACCGACTGGGACCCCGGCCCCGACCAGGGTGAGCACGCCTTCTTCGCGGGCGGTGACGATGACGACGACTCCGACGAACCCGGGGACGGCGGCGGGCGCGGCGACCGGCGGAGCAGGGGCGGCAAGCCCAAGAAGCGCCGCAGTGGGTGTGCCTGTCTGGTGGTCGTCCTTGTCTTCGGCGGCGGCCTGGCCGGTGTCGGGTACTTCGGCTACCAGTTCTACCAGGATCGTTTCGGCGCGGCCCCGGACTACGCGGGTGACGGTACGAGCGAGTCGGTGACCGTCACCATCCCCAAGGGTGCCGGCGGATACGCCATCGGTCAGGAGCTGAAGAAGCAGGGCGTCGTCAAGAGCGTCGACGCGTTCGTGGCCGCGCAGTCGCAGAATCCCGACGGCAAGAAGATCCAGGCCGGCGTGTATCTCATGAAGAAGGAGATGTCCGCCGCCAGCGCCGTCGAGCTGATGCTCGACCCCAAGAGCCAGAACAACCTGATCATCGCCGAGGGCACTCGGAACACGGCGATCTACACGGAGATCGACAAGCGCCTCGGACTGTCGGCGGGCACCACGGCGAAGGCCGCGAAGGAGAAGTACAAGGACCTCGGGCTGCCCGACTGGGCGTTGAACCACCCGAACGTGAAGGACCCGCTGGAAGGATTCCTCTACCCCTCCAGCTACGGGGTCAGCAAGGGGCAGAAGCCGGAGACCATCCTGAAGGAGATGGTCAGCCGGGCCACTGACACGTACGAAGAGCTCGGCCTGGAGAAGAAGGCCAAGAGCCTGGGTCTCGACGGCCCCTGGCAGCTGCTCACCGTGGCGAGCCTCGCGCAGGCCGAGGGCACGAGCCATGACGACTTCCGCAAGATGGCCGAGGTCGTCTACAACCGCCTCAAGCCCGGGAACCCCGAGACCTACGGCTCCCTGGAGTTCGACTCCACGTACAACTACATCAAGAATCAGAGCAAGATCGACCTGACGATCGCCGAGCTGAGGCAGTACAACAACCCGTACAACACGTACTACGTCAAGGGGCTGCCCCCCGGCCCCATCGACAACCCCGGTGCGGAAGCGCTCAAGGGTGCGCTCAATCCGACGGACGACGGCTGGTACTACTTCATCTCGCTGGACGGCAAGACCAGCAAGTTCACCAAGACGCTCGCGGAGCACGAGAAGCTGGTCGAGGAGTTCAACGCGTCGAGGCGCGGAGACTGA
- a CDS encoding shikimate dehydrogenase codes for MTARATDARRAAVLGSPIAHSLSPVLHRAAYEALGLTGWSYDRFEVDESTLPGFFKGLGPEWAGLSLTMPLKRAVIPLLDEISETAASVEAVNTVVFTEDGRRVGDNTDIPGMVGALRERGIEQVDSAAILGAGATASSALAALARICTGEVVAYVRSEERAAEMRQWGARLDIEVRTADWADAAEALRRPLVIATTPAGTTDALAAAVPERPATLFDVLYDPWPTALAARWSAYGGAVVGGLDLLLHQAVLQVEQMTGVAPAPLDAMRKAGERMLDAR; via the coding sequence ATGACAGCTCGGGCAACTGACGCCCGCCGGGCCGCGGTGCTCGGTTCGCCCATCGCCCACTCCCTGTCCCCGGTGCTGCACCGCGCCGCTTATGAGGCACTGGGGCTGACCGGCTGGTCGTACGACCGGTTCGAGGTCGACGAGTCGACGCTGCCCGGGTTCTTCAAGGGGCTCGGCCCGGAGTGGGCGGGACTGTCGCTGACCATGCCGCTGAAGCGGGCCGTGATCCCGCTGCTCGACGAGATCAGCGAGACGGCTGCCTCGGTCGAGGCGGTGAACACGGTCGTGTTCACCGAGGACGGCCGCCGTGTCGGCGACAACACCGACATCCCGGGCATGGTCGGCGCCCTGCGCGAGCGCGGGATCGAGCAGGTCGACTCCGCCGCGATCCTCGGCGCCGGCGCGACCGCCTCCTCCGCGCTGGCGGCGCTGGCCCGGATCTGCACCGGCGAGGTCGTCGCCTACGTCCGCAGCGAGGAACGTGCCGCCGAGATGCGGCAGTGGGGTGCGCGGCTCGACATCGAGGTGCGTACGGCGGACTGGGCGGACGCCGCCGAGGCGCTGCGCCGCCCGCTGGTCATCGCCACCACCCCGGCCGGTACGACCGACGCCCTCGCTGCCGCCGTACCAGAACGGCCCGCCACCCTGTTCGACGTCCTGTACGACCCGTGGCCGACCGCACTGGCGGCGCGCTGGTCGGCGTACGGCGGGGCCGTCGTCGGCGGGCTCGACCTGCTGCTGCACCAGGCGGTGCTCCAGGTGGAGCAGATGACGGGGGTGGCCCCGGCGCCGCTGGACGCCATGCGAAAAGCGGGCGAACGCATGCTCGACGCCCGCTAA
- the aroC gene encoding chorismate synthase produces the protein MSRLRWLTAGESHGPALVATLEGLPAGVPITTEMVADHLARRRLGYGRGARMKFEQDEVTFLGGVRHGLTLGSPVAVMVGNTEWPKWEQVMAADPIDPEILAGLARNAPLTRPRPGHADLAGMQKYGFDEARPILERASARETAARVALGAVARSYLKETAGIEIVSHVVELCSVKAPQGVYPTPADVEKLDADPLRCLDADASKAMVAEVDQAHKDGDTLGGVVEVLAYGVPVGLGSHVHWDRKLDARLAGALMGIQAIKGVELGDGFELARVPGSKAHDEIVNTPEGIRRVSGRSGGTEGGLSTGELLRVRAAMKPIATVPRALQTVDVATGEATQAHHQRSDVSAVPAAGIVAEAMVALVLADAVAEKFGGDNVAETRRNVRSYLDNLAIR, from the coding sequence TTGAGCAGGTTGCGCTGGCTGACCGCGGGGGAGTCGCACGGCCCCGCACTCGTCGCGACGCTGGAGGGCCTTCCGGCCGGCGTGCCGATCACCACGGAGATGGTGGCGGATCACCTGGCGCGGCGGCGGCTCGGCTATGGACGCGGTGCCCGGATGAAGTTCGAGCAGGACGAGGTCACCTTCCTCGGCGGCGTCCGGCACGGCCTGACCCTCGGCTCCCCGGTCGCGGTCATGGTGGGCAACACCGAGTGGCCCAAGTGGGAACAGGTCATGGCGGCCGACCCGATCGACCCGGAGATCCTGGCGGGGCTGGCGCGCAACGCGCCGCTGACCCGGCCGCGTCCCGGTCACGCCGACCTCGCGGGGATGCAGAAGTACGGCTTCGACGAGGCCCGGCCGATCCTGGAGCGCGCTTCTGCCCGGGAGACCGCCGCCCGCGTGGCGCTGGGCGCGGTGGCCCGGTCGTATCTGAAGGAGACGGCCGGGATCGAGATCGTCAGCCATGTCGTCGAGCTGTGTTCCGTGAAGGCGCCGCAGGGTGTGTACCCCACGCCGGCCGACGTGGAGAAGCTGGACGCCGACCCGTTGCGCTGCCTGGACGCGGATGCCTCCAAGGCGATGGTCGCCGAGGTCGATCAGGCGCACAAGGACGGTGACACGCTCGGTGGTGTGGTGGAGGTCCTGGCGTACGGGGTGCCCGTGGGCCTGGGCTCGCATGTGCACTGGGACCGCAAGCTGGACGCCCGCCTCGCGGGTGCGCTGATGGGCATTCAGGCGATCAAGGGTGTGGAGCTGGGTGACGGTTTCGAGCTGGCGCGGGTGCCGGGCTCGAAGGCGCATGACGAGATCGTGAACACGCCGGAGGGCATCCGGCGGGTCTCCGGCCGCTCGGGTGGTACGGAGGGCGGGCTGAGCACGGGTGAGCTGTTGCGGGTGCGGGCGGCGATGAAGCCGATCGCGACGGTGCCGCGCGCCCTGCAGACGGTGGACGTGGCCACCGGTGAGGCCACTCAGGCCCACCACCAGCGCTCCGACGTCTCCGCGGTGCCGGCGGCGGGCATCGTGGCGGAGGCGATGGTCGCCCTGGTGCTGGCGGATGCGGTGGCGGAGAAGTTCGGCGGCGACAACGTGGCCGAGACCCGCCGCAACGTGCGGTCCTACCTCGACAACCTGGCGATCCGGTGA
- the aroB gene encoding 3-dehydroquinate synthase: MASQVTRIQVGGTAGSDPYEVLVGRQLLGELGGLIGDRVKRVAVLHPEALAETGEALRADLAGQGYEAVAIQVPNAEEAKTAEVAAYCWKALGQSGFTRTDVIVGVGGGATTDLAGFVAATWLRGVRWIAVPTTVLAMVDAAVGGKTGINTAEGKNLVGAFHPPAGVLCDLAALDSLPVNDYVSGLAEIIKAGFIADPVILELIEADPEAARTPAGPHTAELIERSIKVKAEVVSSDLKESGLREILNYGHTLAHAIEKNERYKWRHGAAVAVGMHFAAELGRLAGRLDDATADRHRTVLESVGLPLHYRHDQWPKLLETMKVDKKSRGDVLRFIVLDGLAKPTVLEGPDPAVLLAAYGEVGE, from the coding sequence ATGGCTAGCCAGGTCACAAGAATTCAGGTCGGCGGCACGGCGGGCAGCGATCCGTACGAGGTCCTGGTGGGCCGTCAACTCCTCGGCGAACTCGGCGGGTTGATCGGTGACAGGGTCAAGCGGGTCGCCGTCCTCCATCCCGAGGCGCTCGCGGAGACCGGTGAGGCACTGCGCGCCGACCTCGCCGGGCAGGGCTACGAGGCCGTCGCCATCCAGGTGCCGAACGCGGAGGAGGCCAAGACCGCCGAGGTCGCCGCGTACTGCTGGAAGGCGCTGGGCCAGTCCGGGTTCACCCGCACCGATGTCATCGTCGGCGTCGGCGGCGGCGCGACCACCGACCTGGCCGGTTTCGTCGCGGCCACCTGGCTGCGCGGGGTCCGCTGGATCGCCGTCCCCACCACGGTGCTGGCCATGGTGGACGCGGCCGTCGGCGGCAAGACGGGCATCAACACCGCCGAGGGCAAGAACCTCGTCGGCGCCTTCCACCCGCCCGCCGGGGTCCTCTGCGACCTGGCCGCACTCGACTCCCTCCCGGTCAACGACTATGTCTCCGGGCTCGCCGAGATCATCAAGGCCGGCTTCATCGCCGACCCGGTGATACTGGAACTCATCGAGGCCGACCCCGAGGCCGCGCGCACCCCGGCCGGCCCGCACACCGCCGAGCTCATCGAACGCTCCATCAAGGTCAAGGCCGAGGTCGTCTCCTCCGACCTGAAGGAGTCGGGCCTGCGGGAGATCCTCAATTACGGCCATACGCTCGCGCACGCCATCGAGAAGAACGAGCGCTACAAGTGGCGGCACGGCGCCGCGGTGGCCGTGGGCATGCACTTCGCCGCCGAACTGGGCCGTCTGGCGGGCCGTTTGGACGACGCGACGGCGGACCGCCACCGCACCGTGCTGGAATCCGTCGGCCTACCGCTGCACTACCGCCACGACCAGTGGCCCAAGCTGCTGGAGACCATGAAGGTCGACAAGAAGTCCCGCGGCGACGTGCTCCGTTTCATCGTCCTCGACGGACTGGCCAAGCCGACCGTCCTGGAGGGACCGGACCCCGCCGTCCTGCTCGCCGCGTACGGCGAAGTGGGGGAGTAA
- the ruvX gene encoding Holliday junction resolvase RuvX: MRRGRRLAIDVGDARIGVASCDPDGILATPVETVPGRDIPAAHRRLRQLVEEYEPIEVVVGLPRSLKGGEGPAAVKVRAFAQELAKGIAPVPVRLVDERMTTVTASQGLRASGVSSKKGRSVIDQAAAVIILQQALESERVSGKAPGEGVEVVI, translated from the coding sequence ATGCGCCGCGGCCGTCGCCTCGCGATCGACGTCGGGGACGCCCGCATCGGGGTCGCCTCGTGCGACCCCGACGGGATCCTCGCCACACCGGTGGAGACGGTCCCGGGACGTGACATCCCGGCCGCCCACCGCCGGCTGAGGCAACTCGTCGAGGAGTACGAGCCGATCGAAGTCGTCGTCGGTCTTCCTCGCTCCCTCAAGGGAGGCGAGGGCCCGGCAGCGGTAAAGGTTCGCGCCTTCGCCCAGGAGCTGGCCAAAGGCATCGCACCGGTACCTGTCAGACTCGTGGACGAACGCATGACCACGGTGACGGCCAGTCAGGGACTGCGCGCCTCTGGCGTGTCGTCGAAGAAGGGCCGGTCCGTCATCGACCAGGCAGCCGCTGTGATCATCTTGCAGCAGGCGCTCGAATCCGAACGGGTGTCAGGTAAAGCCCCGGGCGAGGGCGTCGAAGTGGTCATCTGA
- the alaS gene encoding alanine--tRNA ligase, producing the protein MESAEIRRRWLSFFEERGHTVVPSASLIADDPTLLLVPAGMVPFKPYFLGEVKPPYARATSVQKCVRTPDIEEVGKTTRHGTFFQMCGNFSFGDYFKEGAIKYAWELLTTPQDKGGYGLDPERLWITVYKDDDEAERIWHEIVGVPKERIQRLGMKDNYWSMGVPGPCGPCSEINYDRGPEFGVEGGPAVNDERYVEIWNLVFMQYERGEGIGKDNFEILGDLPSKNIDTGLGMERLAMILQGVQNMYEIDTSMAVIKKATELTGVHYGAAHGSDVSLRVVTDHMRTSVMLIGDGVTPGNEGRGYVLRRIMRRAIRNMRLLGATGPVVKELIDTVIEMMGQQYPELITDRERIEKVALAEENAFLKTLKAGTNILDTAVTETKQAGGTVLAGDKAFLLHDTWGFPIDLTLEMAAEQGLSVDEDGFRRLMKEQRERAKADAQAKKTGHAGTGAYREIADTAGETEFIGYTDTEGESTIVGILVDGVSSPAATEGDEVEIVLDRTPFYAEGGGQIGDTGRIKVDTGAVIEIRDCQKPVPGVYVHRGVVQVGEVTVGAKAHASIDDRRRKAIARAHSATHLTHQALRDALGPTAAQAGSENQPGRFRFDFGSPSAVPTAVMTDVEQKINEVLARDLDVRADVMGIDEAKKQGAIAEFGEKYGERVRVVTIGDFSKELCGGTHVHNTAQLGLVKLLGESSIGSGVRRIEALVGVDAYNFLAREHTVVAQLQELIKGRPEELPEKVSAMLGKLKDAEKEIEKFRAEKVLQAAAGLVESAKDVRGIALVTGQVPDGTTADDLRKLVLDVRGRIQGGRAAVVALFTVAGGKPLTVIATNEAARERGLKAGDLVRAAAKTLGGGGGGKPDLAQGGGQNPAAIGEAVDAVERLVAETAK; encoded by the coding sequence ATGGAGTCGGCTGAGATCCGCCGCCGCTGGCTGAGCTTCTTCGAGGAGCGCGGGCACACCGTCGTCCCTTCGGCGTCGCTCATCGCGGACGACCCGACTCTGCTCCTTGTCCCGGCCGGCATGGTGCCCTTCAAGCCCTACTTCCTGGGCGAGGTCAAGCCGCCGTACGCCCGCGCCACCAGCGTGCAGAAGTGCGTGCGCACGCCGGACATCGAAGAAGTCGGCAAGACCACCCGCCACGGCACGTTCTTCCAGATGTGCGGCAACTTCTCCTTCGGCGACTACTTCAAGGAAGGCGCCATCAAGTACGCCTGGGAGCTGCTCACCACGCCCCAGGACAAGGGCGGTTACGGCCTCGACCCCGAGCGTCTGTGGATCACCGTCTACAAGGACGACGACGAGGCCGAGCGCATCTGGCACGAGATCGTCGGCGTGCCCAAGGAGCGCATCCAGCGCCTGGGCATGAAGGACAACTACTGGTCCATGGGCGTCCCCGGCCCGTGCGGCCCCTGTTCCGAGATCAACTACGACCGCGGCCCCGAGTTCGGCGTCGAGGGCGGCCCCGCCGTCAACGACGAGCGGTACGTGGAGATCTGGAACCTCGTCTTCATGCAGTACGAGCGCGGCGAGGGCATCGGCAAGGACAACTTCGAGATCCTCGGCGACCTGCCGAGCAAGAACATCGACACGGGCCTCGGCATGGAGCGCCTCGCCATGATTCTGCAGGGCGTGCAGAACATGTACGAGATCGACACCTCCATGGCCGTCATCAAGAAGGCCACCGAGCTGACGGGCGTGCACTACGGCGCCGCCCACGGGTCGGACGTCTCCCTCCGCGTCGTCACCGACCACATGCGGACGTCCGTGATGCTCATCGGCGACGGCGTCACCCCCGGCAACGAGGGCCGTGGCTACGTCCTGCGCCGCATCATGCGCCGCGCCATCCGCAACATGCGCCTGCTCGGCGCCACCGGTCCGGTCGTCAAGGAACTGATCGACACGGTCATCGAGATGATGGGCCAGCAGTACCCCGAGCTCATCACCGACCGGGAGCGCATCGAGAAGGTCGCCCTCGCCGAGGAGAACGCCTTCCTCAAGACGCTGAAGGCCGGCACCAACATCCTCGACACGGCCGTCACCGAGACCAAGCAGGCCGGTGGCACCGTCCTCGCCGGCGACAAGGCGTTCCTGCTCCACGACACCTGGGGCTTCCCGATCGACCTCACCCTGGAGATGGCCGCCGAACAGGGCCTCTCCGTGGACGAGGACGGCTTCCGCCGCCTGATGAAGGAGCAGCGGGAGCGCGCCAAGGCCGACGCCCAGGCCAAGAAGACCGGCCACGCCGGTACCGGCGCCTACCGCGAGATCGCCGACACCGCCGGTGAGACCGAGTTCATCGGCTACACCGACACCGAGGGCGAGTCCACGATCGTCGGCATCCTCGTCGACGGCGTCTCCTCGCCGGCCGCCACCGAGGGCGACGAGGTCGAGATCGTCCTCGACCGCACGCCGTTCTACGCCGAGGGCGGCGGCCAGATCGGCGACACCGGCCGTATCAAGGTCGACACCGGCGCCGTCATCGAGATCCGCGACTGCCAGAAGCCGGTCCCGGGTGTGTACGTCCACAGGGGCGTCGTCCAGGTCGGCGAGGTCACCGTCGGCGCCAAGGCCCACGCCTCCATCGACGACCGGCGCCGCAAGGCCATCGCCCGCGCCCACTCGGCCACGCACCTCACCCACCAGGCCCTGCGCGACGCCCTCGGCCCGACGGCCGCCCAGGCCGGTTCCGAGAACCAGCCCGGCCGCTTCCGCTTCGACTTCGGTTCCCCGTCCGCCGTTCCCACGGCCGTGATGACCGACGTCGAGCAGAAGATCAACGAGGTGCTCGCCCGTGACCTGGACGTCCGCGCCGACGTCATGGGCATCGACGAGGCCAAGAAGCAGGGCGCCATCGCCGAGTTCGGCGAGAAGTACGGCGAGCGCGTCCGCGTCGTCACCATCGGCGACTTCTCCAAGGAGCTGTGCGGCGGCACGCACGTCCACAACACCGCCCAGCTGGGCCTGGTCAAGCTGCTCGGCGAGTCGTCCATCGGCTCCGGCGTACGCCGTATCGAGGCCCTCGTCGGCGTCGACGCCTACAACTTCCTCGCCCGTGAGCACACGGTCGTCGCCCAGCTCCAGGAGCTGATCAAGGGCCGCCCGGAGGAGCTCCCGGAGAAGGTCTCCGCCATGCTCGGCAAGCTGAAGGACGCCGAGAAGGAGATCGAGAAGTTCCGCGCCGAGAAGGTTCTGCAGGCCGCCGCCGGTCTCGTCGAGTCCGCCAAGGACGTACGCGGCATCGCTCTCGTCACCGGCCAGGTCCCGGACGGCACCACCGCCGACGATCTGCGCAAGCTGGTCCTCGACGTGCGCGGCCGTATCCAGGGCGGACGGGCCGCCGTGGTCGCCCTGTTCACCGTGGCGGGCGGCAAGCCGCTGACGGTCATCGCCACCAACGAGGCCGCCCGCGAGCGGGGCCTGAAGGCCGGCGATCTGGTCCGTGCGGCCGCCAAGACCCTCGGCGGCGGCGGTGGCGGCAAGCCGGACCTCGCCCAGGGCGGCGGCCAGAACCCGGCCGCCATCGGCGAGGCCGTCGACGCCGTCGAGCGCCTCGTGGCGGAAACGGCCAAGTGA